In a genomic window of Gossypium arboreum isolate Shixiya-1 chromosome 9, ASM2569848v2, whole genome shotgun sequence:
- the LOC108457148 gene encoding V-type proton ATPase subunit B 1, which yields MGMAENTNGMEEGTLEIGMEYRTVSGVAGPLVILDKVKGPKYQEIVNIRLGDGTTRRGQVLEVDGEKAVVQVFEGTSGIDNKYTTVQFTGEVLKTPVSLDMLGRIFNGSGKPIDNGPPILPEAYLDISGSSINPSERTYPEEMIQTGISTIDVMNSIARGQKIPLFSAAGLPHNEIAAQICRQAGLVKRLEKTGDLLEDGEDNFAIVFAAMGVNMETAQFFKRDFEENGSMERVTLFLNLANDPTIERIITPRIALTTAEYLAYECGKHVLVILTDMSSYADALREVSAAREEVPGRRGYPGYMYTDLATIYERAGRIEGRKGSITQIPILTMPNDDITHPTPDLTGYITEGQIYIDRQLHNRQIYPPINVLPSLSRLMKSAIGEGMTRRDHADVSNQLYANYAIGKDVQAMKAVVGEEALSSEDLLYLEFLDKFERKFVTQGAYDTRNIFQSLDLAWTLLRIFPRELLHRIPAKTLDQYYSRDAGN from the exons ATGGGTATGGCAGAAAACACTAACGGTATGGAGGAGGGGACACTGGAGATTGGCATGG AATATAGAACTGTTTCTGGAGTTGCTGGGCCTTTAgtaatccttgataaagtgaag GGACCAAAATATCAAGAAATCGTTAATATTCGTTTAGGGGATGGGACAACCAGACGTGGTCAAGTCCTTGAAGTTGATGGAGAAAAAGCTGTTGTTCAG GTTTTTGAAGGAACATCTGGAATTGACAACAAATATACAACTGTGCAATTTACAGGAGAG GTGTTGAAAACTCCTGTCTCTTTGGATATGCTTGGGCGCATTTTCAATGGGTCTGGAAAGCCAATAGATAATGGTCCACCTATCTTGCCTGAGGCATATTTGGATATCTCTG GGAGTTCTATTAATCCTAGTGAGAGAACCTATCCTGAGGAAATGATACAGACGGGGATTTCAACAATTGATGTCATGAATTCAATTGCTAGAGGGCAAAAAATCCCTCTCTTCTCAGCTGCTGGACTTCCCCATAATGAAATCGCTGCTCAGATTTGTCGTCAGGCTGGTTTGGTGAAACGTTTGGAGAAGACTGGAGATCTGCTTGAG GATGGTGAAGATAATTTTGCAATTGTGTTTGCGGCTATGGGTGTAAACATGGAGACTGCACAGTTTTTCAAACGTGACTTTGAGGAAAATGGCTCAATGGAGAGGGTGACCCTTTTCCTAAACCTG GCTAATGATCCCACAATTGAACGTATTATTACTCCTCGTATAGCTCTCACTACTGCAGAATACTTGGCATATGAATGTGGGAAGCATGTTCTTGTGATCCTTACAGACATGAGTTCTTATGCTGATGCTCTCCGTGAG GTCTCTGCTGCCCGAGAAGAAGTACCTGGAAGACGTGGATATCCTGGGTACATGTATACAGATTTGGCCACAATATACGAGCGTGCTGGACGAATTGAAGGGAGAAAGGGTTCTATCACACAGATTCCAATTCTTACTATGCCAAATGATG ATATTACACATCCCACTCCGGATCTTACTGGATATATCACAGAGGGGCAAATATACATTGACAGACAGCTCCATAATAGACAG ATATACCCACCAATCAATGTGCTTCCATCGCTGTCTCGTTTGATGAAG AGTGCCATTGGTGAGGGCATGACACGCAGGGATCATGCTGATGTGTCTAACCAG CTGTATGCAAATTATGCTATCGGTAAGGATGTGCAGGCCATGAAAGCTGTGGTCGGAGAAGAAGCACTTTCTTCTGAGGATCTG CTATACTTGGAGTTCTTGGATAAATTTGAGAGGAAGTTTGTTACCCAAGGAGCATATGACACCCGCAACATCTTTCAGTCACTCGATCTGGCGTGGACTCTGCTTCGTATATTTCCTCGTGAACTTCTCCACCGTATACCAGCGAAAACTCTTGACCAGTACTACAGTCGAGATGCAGGTAATTGA
- the LOC108454570 gene encoding protein MOTHER of FT and TFL1, producing the protein MAASVDPLVVGRVIGDVVDMFVPTVTMSVYYGSKHVSNGCDIKPSMAINPPKVAIDGLPDQFYTLVMTDPDAPSPSEPTMREWVHWIVSDIPGGTNPTRGKEILAYMGPRPPVGIHRYILVLFQQKGPLGAVQQPATRANFSTRFFADHLNLGLPVATVYFNAQKEPVSRRR; encoded by the exons ATGGCTGCCTCCGTTGATCCTCTCGTTGTTGGTCGTGTCATTGGCGATGTTGTCGACATGTTCGTTCCCACCGTCACCATGTCCGTCTACTATGGTTCCAAGCACGTCTCTAACGGATGTGATATTAAGCCTTCTATGGCTATCAACCCTCCCAAAGTTGCCATCGATGGCCTTCCTGACCAGTTTTATACTTTG GTGATGACTGACCCTGATGCGCCAAGTCCCAGCGAGCCAACCATGCGTGAATGGGTTCACTG GATCGTGTCTGACATTCCTGGAGGAACCAACCCCACTCGAG GGAAGGAAATCCTGGCATACATGGGTCCACGGCCTCCAGTAGGCATACATCGCTACATACTGGTGCTGTTCCAACAAAAGGGCCCGTTGGGTGCGGTGCAGCAACCGGCGACAAGAGCTAACTTCAGCACTCGATTTTTTGCTGACCACCTCAACTTGGGACTGCCTGTGGCTACTGTCTATTTCAACGCCCAAAAAGAGCCCGTCAGCCGAAGGCGTTGA